CCCTTGGAGTGTACGATCGTACCCATGACGGACCACTTCGCGGGAGACCCGCGTACGAACCATGAGCGGATGCTCGCCGGGGACCTCTACATCGCCGACGACCCCGCCATCGTGGAGGCCCAGCGGCGGGCGGTACGGCTGGCCGCCCGGTATCTGGCGGCCTACACCGAGGACCCCGACGCCGCACAGCCCGTCGTCGCCGAGCTGCTCGGCGGACTGGGCGCCGGTGCGCACATCCGGCCGCCGCTGTACGTGGACTACGGCTCGTACCTCACGGTCGGCGAGGACACGTTCATCAACTACAACCTCACCGCGCTGGACGTCGCCCCGATCACCATCGGCCGCGACTGCCAGATCGGGCCGAACGTCCAGCTCCTCACCCCCACCCA
This genomic interval from Streptomyces sp. NBC_00464 contains the following:
- a CDS encoding sugar O-acetyltransferase: MTDHFAGDPRTNHERMLAGDLYIADDPAIVEAQRRAVRLAARYLAAYTEDPDAAQPVVAELLGGLGAGAHIRPPLYVDYGSYLTVGEDTFINYNLTALDVAPITIGRDCQIGPNVQLLTPTHPVEPEPRRDKLEAARPITIGDNVWLGGGAIVLAGVTIGDNSVIGAGAVVTKDVPANVVAVGNPARVIRSI